One window from the genome of Roseofilum reptotaenium CS-1145 encodes:
- a CDS encoding DUF1517 domain-containing protein: protein MARTRFVVCRLMLHLAGDRIAPLLGVLNEKAQEAINAEGDISVLGEGLVDIAESLLQSESYWRSAANEGDVIWKEAEAADYVQELFTDSAQRYLSQPDLSDNDDDDLLSLPITENIVVMMTIAFEGESPDLETDLASFSALQKGLKTMINLHYQDRLRAVQVHFSPARLGDRLTEDQLLLNFSELIPL from the coding sequence ATGGCTAGAACTCGATTTGTCGTTTGTCGGCTGATGCTCCATTTAGCAGGGGATCGGATTGCGCCTTTGCTGGGGGTATTGAATGAAAAGGCACAAGAAGCGATTAATGCAGAAGGGGATATCAGCGTTTTGGGTGAAGGGTTGGTCGATATTGCTGAATCTTTACTGCAATCTGAATCCTATTGGCGATCGGCGGCGAATGAAGGGGATGTGATATGGAAGGAGGCGGAAGCAGCAGATTATGTGCAAGAGTTGTTTACGGATTCGGCCCAGCGCTATTTGAGCCAGCCAGATTTAAGTGATAATGACGATGACGATTTGCTTTCCCTGCCGATTACAGAGAATATTGTAGTGATGATGACGATCGCCTTTGAAGGAGAATCGCCCGATCTAGAAACGGATTTAGCCAGCTTCAGCGCTCTACAGAAGGGATTAAAAACAATGATTAATCTCCATTATCAAGACCGATTGCGAGCAGTGCAAGTCCATTTTTCTCCCGCTCGATTGGGCGATCGCCTCACGGAGGATCAACTGTTACTCAATTTCTCTGAGCTGATCCCTCTCTAG
- the cofH gene encoding 7,8-didemethyl-8-hydroxy-5-deazariboflavin synthase subunit CofH: MTISPIDTILDRALSGQDISTDEAILLLQQRDCGVIEAIRETSDRLRKQKIGNTVTYVINRNINFTNICEQHCSFCAFRRDANAPESYWLTIETMLQKTTNAVERGATEICMQGGLNPAAKIEGSTLTYYVKLVQEIKSHYPQLHLHAFSPQEIQFIAREDQMSYESVISSLQEAGLGSIPGTAAEVLDDRVRSILCPEKINTQTWVEIISTAHRLGMPTTSTLLSGHIETPEQQITHLNHLRTLQQKSLESYPSAITEFILLPFVGQDAPPIIRHRVGRDQPLLSDALLLTAVARIFLGNWIMNHQPSWVKLGLDGATEALNWGCNDIGGTLMEEHISTMAGAQGGTCMEVGSLQTAIRSIGRDPQQRDTLYRAIPG, from the coding sequence ATTACCATTAGTCCAATAGACACCATTTTAGATCGGGCCCTATCAGGTCAAGATATTTCAACGGATGAAGCCATTCTATTATTACAGCAAAGGGATTGTGGAGTAATTGAAGCGATTCGAGAAACCAGCGATCGCCTGCGAAAACAGAAAATCGGCAACACCGTCACCTATGTCATCAATCGCAACATTAATTTCACCAACATTTGCGAACAACATTGCAGTTTTTGTGCTTTTCGTCGAGATGCCAACGCTCCAGAATCCTATTGGTTAACCATAGAAACGATGCTCCAGAAAACGACGAATGCAGTAGAGCGAGGAGCTACCGAGATTTGTATGCAAGGGGGCTTAAATCCAGCAGCAAAAATCGAAGGAAGCACCTTAACCTATTATGTCAAACTTGTACAAGAGATCAAAAGCCACTATCCCCAACTCCATCTTCATGCCTTCTCTCCTCAAGAAATCCAGTTTATCGCCAGAGAAGATCAAATGAGTTATGAAAGTGTCATCTCTAGCCTACAAGAAGCGGGGCTGGGATCAATACCAGGAACCGCTGCTGAAGTGCTTGACGATCGCGTTAGATCCATCCTTTGCCCCGAAAAAATCAACACCCAAACCTGGGTAGAAATTATCAGCACTGCTCACCGTTTAGGAATGCCCACTACTAGCACCCTATTATCTGGACATATTGAAACCCCCGAACAGCAAATCACCCACTTAAATCATCTGCGAACCCTACAGCAAAAGTCCCTAGAATCCTATCCATCAGCCATTACAGAATTTATTTTGTTGCCCTTTGTTGGTCAAGACGCACCGCCCATTATTCGTCATCGAGTTGGACGAGATCAACCCCTATTATCTGATGCTTTATTGCTCACCGCAGTTGCTCGAATTTTTCTGGGTAATTGGATTATGAACCATCAACCCAGTTGGGTAAAATTAGGCTTAGATGGGGCAACCGAAGCCTTAAATTGGGGATGTAATGATATCGGTGGAACTCTGATGGAAGAACATATTAGTACCATGGCGGGGGCCCAGGGAGGAACTTGTATGGAAGTGGGAAGCCTACAAACTGCGATTCGCTCCATCGGCCGAGATCCACAACAGCGAGATACCCTTTATAGGGCTATTCCCGGGTAA
- a CDS encoding aminotransferase-like domain-containing protein gives MHLRPIEQTQGANLYEQVANRIQVLIAEGTLQPGDRLPSVRKVHQQMSVSISTALEAYRLLEDRGLIGAKPQSGYFVRSLKSPPEPDRSSPTQKSCRVDTSLVFQVNSMLRDPEIIQLGAAVPGMDLFPLSTLNRLMGQVMRQNPTLAHSYTPPPGCLEFRRAIARRLLDADCAVTPDQIVATHGATEAVYLSLRATTQPGDTVAIASPCYYGLLETLSTLHLRALELPTHPREGICLTALETALKRKQISACALVSNFSNPLGTCMSNEKKQDLVELLARHQIPLIEDDVYGDLSFDGDRPKAIKAFDKDGFVLYCASFSKVLSPGLRVGWAVPGRYQSIVERLKLTVNMSTSPASQLAISAFLANGGYDRHVRNLRRAYEQQMLQMIQAICHHFPEDTKVTRPTGGHVLWIELPPHFDAMDLFYRAGQHKISISPGIMFSPSGSYGNCFRLNSGLPWSPQIEQAMETLGQLISEQEK, from the coding sequence ATGCACTTACGACCTATTGAGCAAACCCAAGGTGCTAACTTATATGAACAGGTGGCCAATCGTATTCAGGTCTTAATTGCTGAAGGAACCCTGCAACCGGGCGATCGCCTGCCTTCGGTGCGAAAAGTTCATCAACAAATGTCAGTGAGTATTTCTACTGCCTTAGAAGCCTATCGTCTCTTAGAAGACCGGGGACTCATTGGGGCTAAACCCCAATCTGGCTATTTTGTACGCTCGCTTAAATCGCCTCCGGAACCGGATCGCTCTTCCCCAACCCAAAAATCCTGTCGAGTGGATACGTCCCTCGTCTTTCAAGTGAATTCTATGCTCCGCGATCCAGAAATCATTCAACTTGGAGCTGCTGTACCCGGAATGGACTTATTTCCTCTGTCCACCTTAAACCGTCTCATGGGTCAAGTGATGCGCCAAAATCCAACCTTAGCCCATAGTTATACTCCGCCTCCAGGATGTCTTGAATTTCGCCGGGCGATCGCCAGACGGTTATTGGATGCGGACTGTGCAGTAACCCCAGATCAAATTGTGGCCACCCATGGAGCCACGGAAGCAGTGTATTTATCCTTACGAGCAACCACCCAACCCGGAGACACCGTGGCGATCGCCTCACCGTGCTATTATGGATTACTCGAAACCCTATCTACACTTCATTTACGAGCCTTAGAACTTCCCACCCATCCCAGGGAAGGAATTTGTCTCACTGCCCTAGAAACGGCTCTCAAACGGAAACAAATTAGCGCCTGTGCCCTAGTCTCTAATTTTAGTAATCCCCTGGGAACTTGCATGAGCAATGAGAAAAAACAAGACCTAGTGGAATTACTCGCCCGGCATCAAATTCCCCTGATTGAAGATGATGTTTATGGTGACTTGTCCTTTGATGGCGATCGTCCTAAAGCCATAAAAGCCTTTGATAAAGATGGATTTGTTCTATACTGTGCATCCTTTAGTAAGGTCTTATCTCCTGGGTTACGAGTCGGTTGGGCCGTTCCTGGACGCTATCAATCTATAGTGGAACGACTTAAGCTAACAGTAAATATGAGTACCTCTCCGGCGAGTCAACTGGCGATCAGTGCCTTTTTAGCCAATGGAGGATACGATCGCCATGTGCGAAACCTGCGCCGCGCTTATGAACAGCAAATGCTACAAATGATTCAAGCCATTTGTCATCACTTCCCTGAAGACACAAAAGTTACGCGTCCTACAGGCGGTCATGTACTTTGGATTGAACTTCCTCCCCACTTCGATGCCATGGACCTCTTCTACAGAGCGGGTCAACATAAGATCAGTATTTCCCCAGGAATTATGTTTTCACCATCTGGAAGCTATGGCAATTGTTTCCGGCTCAATTCCGGTTTACCGTGGTCACCACAAATCGAACAAGCCATGGAAACCTTGGGACAGTTAATTAGCGAACAGGAGAAATGA
- the proB gene encoding glutamate 5-kinase → MSLTLVIKIGTSSLTDPETGNLALSTLALLVEVLSQLRHQGHRVILVSSGAIGVGCSRLGLKKRPRDIALKQAIAAVGQGRLMRIYDDLFTTLDQAIAQVLLTRRDLESRVSYVNAYDAFQELLDLGVIPIVNENDTVATDELRRKFGDNDTLAALVASLVEADWLFLLTDVDKLYSADPHLVPDAQPIAHVHNLEELTEVEAGEASTWGTGGMSTKIAAARIATNAGVRMVIMQGRYPNQIPRILDGDEIGTQFHPAPRTLNARKRWIANGLVPSGTVVLDPGAVKAICDRGKSLLAVGISEVIGQFQVSEAVTLCDLEGKEVARGIVNYGSDELDLIKGYRSDDIPDLLGYEGSDTVVHRDDLVLM, encoded by the coding sequence ATGTCCCTAACCCTTGTCATTAAAATTGGTACGTCCAGCCTGACCGATCCGGAAACCGGAAATCTGGCCCTATCGACCTTAGCCCTATTAGTTGAAGTCTTAAGCCAACTGCGCCACCAAGGTCATCGTGTGATTTTAGTCTCTTCGGGAGCCATCGGAGTCGGGTGTTCGCGGTTAGGCTTGAAAAAGCGCCCCCGTGATATTGCCCTCAAACAGGCGATCGCCGCTGTTGGCCAAGGTCGCTTAATGCGGATTTACGATGACCTATTCACCACTCTCGATCAGGCGATCGCGCAAGTACTACTGACTCGCAGAGATCTAGAATCAAGAGTCTCCTATGTCAACGCCTACGATGCCTTTCAAGAACTACTCGATTTGGGCGTGATCCCCATCGTCAATGAAAACGATACCGTTGCTACAGACGAACTGAGACGGAAATTTGGAGATAACGATACCCTAGCTGCCCTAGTTGCTAGTCTAGTGGAAGCAGATTGGCTATTTTTACTCACAGATGTGGATAAACTCTATTCTGCCGATCCCCACTTGGTTCCCGATGCGCAACCTATTGCCCACGTTCATAACCTGGAGGAGTTAACCGAGGTGGAAGCGGGAGAGGCTTCTACCTGGGGTACCGGAGGCATGAGTACCAAAATCGCCGCTGCTCGTATTGCCACCAATGCAGGAGTGCGGATGGTGATTATGCAAGGACGCTATCCCAACCAAATTCCACGGATTTTAGATGGGGATGAAATTGGCACTCAATTTCATCCCGCTCCCCGAACACTAAATGCTCGTAAACGGTGGATTGCTAATGGGTTGGTTCCCTCTGGCACCGTGGTTCTCGATCCAGGCGCAGTTAAAGCCATTTGCGATCGCGGAAAATCCCTATTAGCCGTCGGAATTTCTGAGGTAATCGGCCAATTTCAGGTCTCAGAAGCCGTGACGCTTTGCGATCTTGAGGGTAAGGAAGTCGCTCGCGGAATCGTCAACTATGGCAGTGATGAATTAGATTTAATTAAGGGCTATCGTTCGGATGACATTCCTGACCTTTTAGGATATGAAGGTTCGGATACGGTGGTTCATCGAGATGATTTAGTTTTGATGTAA
- a CDS encoding YqeG family HAD IIIA-type phosphatase: MSSNLLLQPDLVLGGPILDLTPDLLRLHDLKGLILDVDDTLVPINSPGASDDLKNWIAQIKPLVPIWLVSNNLNWIRIRAIAECLDLPFMMGAAKPSRRKLRQAAENMGLPIEQIAMVGDRLFTDVLAGNRLGMFTILVEPMVDPHHGYRPFDVRSFEVWLSQMLGARLSPSVQNFTNLDKT; this comes from the coding sequence ATGTCTTCTAATCTTCTCTTGCAACCGGATCTCGTTCTTGGTGGCCCAATTTTGGATTTAACGCCAGATTTGTTGCGCTTGCACGATCTCAAAGGTTTGATCCTAGATGTTGATGATACTCTTGTGCCCATAAATTCACCAGGTGCTTCTGATGACTTAAAAAACTGGATTGCACAGATCAAACCCTTGGTTCCCATTTGGCTTGTGAGTAATAACCTAAATTGGATTAGAATTCGGGCGATCGCTGAGTGTTTAGACTTACCGTTTATGATGGGAGCGGCTAAACCTTCCCGGCGAAAATTGCGTCAGGCTGCCGAAAATATGGGTTTACCGATTGAGCAAATCGCAATGGTTGGCGATCGCCTGTTCACAGATGTCTTAGCTGGGAATCGTTTGGGAATGTTTACAATTCTAGTTGAACCCATGGTTGATCCCCACCACGGTTATCGACCGTTTGATGTTCGATCCTTTGAAGTGTGGTTATCTCAGATGTTGGGCGCTCGCTTGAGTCCTTCCGTACAAAACTTTACAAATCTTGATAAAACCTGA
- the mltG gene encoding endolytic transglycosylase MltG has translation MTTRNSRITKWFFYLMLLPIVVAFSGWQGWRWWSWAISPVMSASAEARDHQVLVEIGLGTSGQQIGADLADLDLIRSEQAWNIWAKWLRLQAKLQPELEGYFQAGTYQLSPTQSLPEIAAQIRSGTVIQTTYTIPEGWTLTQMGDYFEDQGFFTSQEFLDAVNRVSAQDYPWLPSVPKLEGFLFPDTYQISGDNLTADRIVQQMLTQFERVALPLYQKAQAQTDLSLLEWVTLASIVEKESVVAQERGVISGVFHNRLRTGMTLGADPTVEYGLGIKQTPDQPLTLKDVNTPNPYNTYLNPGLPPTPIAAPGTASLEATLYPETTEYLYFVARYDGTHIFSRTLNEHNQAINQVAQQR, from the coding sequence ATGACAACCCGTAATTCACGAATCACAAAGTGGTTCTTTTATTTAATGCTTTTACCCATCGTTGTTGCCTTCTCTGGATGGCAAGGATGGCGGTGGTGGAGTTGGGCTATTAGTCCTGTTATGTCTGCAAGTGCTGAGGCCAGGGATCATCAAGTGCTAGTTGAAATTGGCCTCGGAACTTCCGGACAACAAATTGGTGCGGATTTAGCCGATCTCGATCTCATTCGCTCAGAACAGGCTTGGAATATTTGGGCAAAATGGCTTAGATTACAAGCCAAACTTCAACCGGAGTTAGAAGGCTATTTCCAAGCGGGAACGTATCAGTTGTCTCCCACCCAGTCCTTACCGGAAATTGCGGCTCAAATTCGATCGGGAACCGTAATACAAACCACCTATACCATTCCAGAAGGCTGGACGTTGACCCAAATGGGGGATTATTTTGAAGACCAAGGATTTTTTACATCCCAAGAGTTTTTAGACGCAGTTAATCGAGTTTCTGCCCAAGATTATCCTTGGTTACCTTCTGTGCCAAAATTGGAGGGGTTTTTATTTCCAGATACTTATCAGATTTCTGGGGATAATTTGACAGCCGATCGCATTGTTCAACAGATGTTAACTCAATTTGAACGGGTGGCCCTGCCTCTGTATCAAAAAGCTCAAGCGCAAACGGATTTGAGTCTTTTGGAGTGGGTGACCTTGGCGAGTATTGTAGAAAAAGAGTCGGTTGTGGCTCAAGAACGAGGGGTGATTTCTGGGGTATTTCATAATCGACTGCGAACAGGAATGACTCTAGGCGCTGATCCCACGGTGGAATATGGTTTGGGAATTAAGCAAACCCCGGATCAACCGTTAACTTTAAAGGATGTGAATACTCCGAATCCTTATAATACCTATTTGAATCCAGGATTACCGCCCACGCCGATTGCTGCTCCTGGAACAGCGAGCTTAGAAGCAACCCTCTATCCGGAAACAACGGAGTATCTGTATTTTGTGGCTCGCTATGATGGGACACATATTTTTAGTCGCACTCTCAATGAACATAACCAAGCGATTAACCAAGTTGCCCAACAACGTTAA